One region of Syntrophobacter fumaroxidans MPOB genomic DNA includes:
- a CDS encoding ATP-binding cassette domain-containing protein, with amino-acid sequence MPTGEARQSAGMTSPLTVLEVKDVTKHFRSGRRTITALDGVTVAMRSGLITGLIGPDGAGKTTLMRLAAGLLLADRGTIRVLGLDAAAEPLAVQAAIGYMPQRFGLYEDLSVQENLDLYADLQGVTHQERPERYRELMRMTGLASFTGRLAGALSGGMKQKLGLACTLVRPPRLLLLDEPTVGVDPVSRRELWSIVHRLVKEEGMSVLLSTAYLDEAERCNEVIVLHEGRVLGQAPPKEFSAKLSGHAYQVSAPGARKRSVQAKLAAGSGVVDAVIQEENVRLVMDSQTFPDIGRILPGLHEVSLQPVPSRFEDSFIAMLRTRRSEEETGRRQGSTAPVVEPQSQPTDSVIEVRNIERRFGDFYAVRNVSFDVNRGEVFGLLGANGAGKSTTFRMLCGLLPASGGSLRVAGLDLRRAAANARSRIGYMSQKFSLYGSLSVLQNLQFFSSVYGLSGTVRTERIGEALEQFELGRVADTVSADLPLGYKQRLAMACAVMHAPEILFLDEPTSGVDPLARREFWHRINLFAESGVTVLVTTHFMEEAEYCDRLAIMAAGEILALGTPREIREKARSADRPTPSMEDAFISLIESKDRDGGAA; translated from the coding sequence ATGCCCACAGGAGAGGCTCGACAGAGTGCGGGCATGACCTCACCGCTCACCGTCCTCGAAGTCAAGGACGTCACCAAGCACTTTCGCTCGGGCCGCCGGACGATCACGGCCCTGGACGGCGTGACGGTCGCGATGCGGAGCGGCCTTATCACGGGCCTCATCGGGCCCGACGGCGCGGGCAAGACGACCCTGATGCGGCTTGCCGCCGGCTTGCTCCTGGCGGACCGGGGCACGATCCGGGTCCTGGGCCTGGACGCCGCCGCGGAACCGTTGGCGGTCCAGGCCGCCATCGGATACATGCCTCAGCGTTTCGGACTCTACGAGGATCTCAGCGTCCAGGAAAACCTCGACCTGTATGCCGATCTTCAGGGCGTGACGCACCAGGAACGACCCGAGCGCTACCGGGAACTGATGCGCATGACTGGGCTTGCATCCTTTACCGGAAGGCTTGCGGGAGCGCTCTCGGGCGGCATGAAACAGAAACTGGGCCTTGCCTGTACTCTCGTGCGCCCCCCGCGGCTGCTCCTGCTCGACGAACCGACGGTGGGCGTGGACCCGGTTTCCCGGCGCGAGCTGTGGTCCATCGTGCACCGGCTGGTGAAGGAAGAGGGCATGAGCGTCCTTTTGAGCACGGCCTACCTGGATGAGGCCGAAAGGTGCAACGAGGTGATCGTGCTGCACGAAGGGCGTGTGCTGGGGCAGGCCCCCCCGAAGGAATTCAGCGCGAAGCTCAGCGGGCACGCTTACCAAGTGAGCGCTCCCGGGGCGCGCAAACGGAGCGTGCAGGCAAAGCTGGCCGCGGGTTCGGGAGTGGTGGACGCCGTGATCCAGGAGGAAAACGTGCGGCTGGTCATGGACTCGCAGACCTTTCCGGACATCGGGAGAATCCTCCCCGGCCTCCACGAAGTCTCGCTGCAGCCGGTTCCGTCCCGATTCGAGGACAGCTTCATCGCCATGCTCCGCACACGGCGTTCCGAGGAAGAGACCGGCAGGCGTCAAGGTTCGACGGCACCCGTCGTTGAACCGCAATCGCAGCCCACGGATTCCGTCATCGAGGTGCGCAACATCGAACGCCGCTTCGGCGATTTCTACGCGGTCAGGAACGTGAGCTTCGACGTGAATCGGGGAGAAGTCTTCGGGTTGCTCGGGGCCAACGGCGCAGGGAAGTCCACCACGTTCCGGATGCTTTGCGGCCTGCTTCCGGCAAGCGGGGGAAGCCTGCGCGTCGCCGGGCTCGACTTGCGCCGCGCCGCCGCCAACGCCCGTTCCCGGATCGGGTACATGTCGCAGAAGTTCTCCCTTTACGGCAGCTTGAGCGTGCTGCAGAATTTGCAGTTTTTCAGCAGCGTCTACGGCCTTTCGGGAACCGTGAGGACCGAGCGGATCGGGGAGGCACTCGAGCAGTTCGAACTGGGACGCGTGGCGGACACCGTCAGTGCCGATCTGCCGCTCGGCTACAAACAGCGCCTGGCGATGGCCTGCGCCGTCATGCACGCACCCGAGATCCTTTTCCTGGATGAACCGACTTCCGGCGTCGACCCGCTCGCCCGCCGCGAATTCTGGCACCGCATCAACCTGTTTGCCGAATCGGGAGTCACCGTGCTGGTGACCACACATTTCATGGAAGAGGCGGAATACTGCGACCGGCTGGCGATCATGGCGGCCGGTGAAATTCTGGCCCTCGGAACCCCTCGGGAAATCAGGGAAAAAGCTCGCTCCGCGGATCGCCCCACGCCCAGCATGGAAGATGCCTTCATCAGCCTCATAGAAAGCAAAGACCGGGACGGAGGCGCGGCATGA
- a CDS encoding ABC transporter permease: MNAVDTDTFPDRSPRGGKSMRLRGLIRKEFLQIVRDPSSIGIAFLMPLVLLFIFGYGVSLDARDVPIALVVEQPNADTSALTGSFFGSPYFKPVPMFGMHEAVRELMSHRVDGIVHLREDFSKRLRQPGGASIQVIVNGMDANTARLIAGYVEGAWGGWLERRAVETGTVLPMPVQVEHRVWFNPEIRSQNFLVPGLVAVIMALIGALLTALVISREWERGTMEALLISPVSMGEILLGKLIPYFLLGMGGMILSVAMAVFLFDVPLRGSIWVLFVTSSLFLLAMLGMGLLISTVAKSQFVASQAAIIGTFLPAFLLSGFIFDIGSMPPVVRTITRLFAARYFVAILQTLFLAGNVWSVILPNAFALLVMAAFFLGLTRRRSRKRLE, from the coding sequence ATGAATGCGGTCGATACGGACACATTCCCGGACCGGTCGCCGCGCGGCGGCAAAAGCATGCGCCTTCGAGGGTTGATCCGCAAGGAGTTCCTCCAGATCGTGCGTGACCCGAGCAGTATCGGTATCGCCTTCCTGATGCCTCTGGTGCTGTTGTTCATATTCGGCTATGGGGTGTCCCTGGACGCCCGGGACGTTCCCATCGCCCTCGTGGTGGAACAACCGAACGCGGACACCTCAGCGCTGACCGGTTCCTTTTTCGGATCGCCCTACTTCAAGCCGGTCCCGATGTTCGGCATGCACGAAGCCGTGCGCGAGCTCATGTCCCACCGGGTGGACGGAATCGTTCATCTGCGCGAAGATTTTTCGAAACGGCTGCGGCAGCCGGGCGGAGCATCGATCCAGGTGATCGTCAACGGTATGGACGCCAACACGGCAAGGCTCATTGCAGGCTACGTGGAAGGCGCCTGGGGAGGCTGGCTGGAACGCCGGGCCGTCGAAACCGGGACGGTCCTGCCCATGCCCGTTCAGGTCGAACACCGGGTGTGGTTCAATCCCGAGATTCGGAGCCAGAACTTCCTGGTGCCGGGGCTGGTCGCCGTGATCATGGCCCTGATCGGGGCCTTGCTGACCGCGCTGGTGATTTCGCGCGAATGGGAACGGGGAACCATGGAAGCGCTCCTGATCAGCCCGGTTTCCATGGGTGAAATACTGCTCGGCAAGCTCATCCCCTATTTCCTGCTCGGCATGGGCGGAATGATTCTCTCGGTGGCCATGGCGGTATTCCTGTTCGACGTCCCTCTGCGCGGCTCGATCTGGGTGCTGTTCGTCACGTCTTCCCTGTTCCTCCTCGCCATGCTCGGCATGGGGTTGTTGATTTCGACCGTGGCCAAGAGTCAGTTCGTGGCAAGCCAGGCCGCCATCATCGGCACGTTTCTGCCGGCCTTCCTGCTCTCCGGCTTCATCTTCGATATCGGCAGCATGCCGCCGGTCGTCCGGACCATCACCAGGCTTTTCGCCGCGAGATATTTCGTGGCCATTCTCCAAACCCTCTTTCTCGCAGGCAACGTGTGGTCGGTGATCCTGCCGAACGCGTTTGCCCTGCTCGTGATGGCCGCCTTTTTCCTGGGGCTGACCCGGCGCAGATCCCGCAAGCGACTCGAATAG
- a CDS encoding ABC transporter permease: MWKRIHALTIKEFLALLKDRKSRVVIIIPPLIQLFVFSYAATYDLKEVPFAVYNEDTGEAARELIAGFRDSPTFRQAAEIARDSEIAPLIDGKDVLLVLRIGQRFTEDLLAGRPASVQVLIDGRNSNTASIALSYARAIVGSFNTRWAERRGLQGFPATLDVRAWFNPNFDSLWFIAPGIVGTLTLVVTLLVTALSVAREREQGTFDQLLVTPLRPFEILVGKALPGMIIGTFEATLIIVAAVLWFQIPLRGSLLTLYTGISFFLLSAVGMGLLISSLAVTQQQGLLGAFMFLVPAIILSGFATPIANMSPPVQVLTLLNPMRYFMVILRSVFIEGTPFGLLLDQFWPMAVIGVAALTLAAALFRKRMY; the protein is encoded by the coding sequence ATGTGGAAAAGAATCCATGCCCTGACGATCAAGGAATTCCTGGCCCTGCTCAAAGACAGGAAAAGCAGGGTCGTGATCATCATCCCGCCGCTCATCCAGCTTTTCGTCTTCAGCTATGCCGCGACCTACGACCTGAAGGAAGTCCCGTTTGCCGTGTACAACGAAGACACCGGAGAAGCGGCACGGGAGCTCATTGCCGGCTTCCGCGACTCACCCACTTTCCGGCAGGCGGCGGAGATCGCCCGCGATTCGGAAATCGCTCCCCTGATCGACGGGAAGGATGTGCTCCTGGTCCTGCGCATCGGACAACGGTTCACCGAAGACCTGCTGGCCGGCCGGCCCGCATCGGTGCAGGTGCTCATCGACGGCCGCAACTCCAATACCGCATCCATCGCCCTTTCCTACGCCAGGGCTATCGTGGGATCGTTCAACACCCGGTGGGCGGAACGCAGGGGCCTGCAGGGATTCCCGGCCACACTCGACGTGCGCGCCTGGTTCAATCCGAATTTCGACAGCCTCTGGTTCATCGCCCCCGGCATCGTCGGAACGCTCACACTGGTGGTCACTCTCCTGGTCACCGCCCTTTCCGTGGCGCGCGAACGCGAACAGGGCACCTTCGACCAGCTTCTCGTGACGCCGTTGCGTCCCTTTGAAATCCTTGTCGGGAAAGCGCTTCCCGGGATGATCATCGGCACCTTCGAAGCCACGCTGATCATTGTCGCGGCGGTGTTGTGGTTTCAAATACCGTTGCGAGGCAGCCTCCTCACGCTCTATACCGGTATCTCGTTCTTCCTGCTCTCGGCGGTCGGGATGGGGCTCCTGATCTCCTCCCTGGCCGTGACCCAGCAGCAGGGGTTGCTCGGCGCCTTCATGTTCCTGGTGCCGGCCATCATCCTCTCGGGTTTCGCCACCCCCATCGCCAACATGTCGCCCCCCGTGCAGGTGCTCACCCTGCTCAATCCCATGCGCTATTTCATGGTGATTCTCCGAAGCGTATTCATCGAGGGGACCCCTTTCGGCCTGCTCCTGGACCAGTTCTGGCCAATGGCGGTGATCGGCGTTGCGGCCTTGACACTCGCCGCCGCGTTGTTCCGCAAGCGGATGTACTGA
- a CDS encoding radical SAM protein, translating to MDEIGRRLHITRLQSGGLITNYYCSSRCAHCLYACSPHWEKRYINDETARMNLKKIVSLGCREIHVGGGEPLLDPRGLAAVLRIAAEEGVYVEYVETNSSWYRDHESAVEILTELKKNGLSTLLVSISPFHNEHIPFARVKGTIEACRSAGVSAFPWTADFYREIDALDDRIPHSIDEYARRFGADYLKMIPSRYWIHMGGRALKTFEDILGKREVGYLLSRNPRGCSELHDTSHFHLDLFGNYIPGLCSGLAIHRDDLGTELSPEDYPILTTLYASGIRGLLEIAEKRYGFSPGPGYLSKCHLCLEIRRCLVTGKHIESRELQPEGFYFNLD from the coding sequence ATGGACGAGATCGGAAGAAGGCTTCACATCACCCGTTTGCAGTCGGGCGGACTGATCACCAATTACTACTGCAGCTCCAGGTGCGCGCATTGTCTCTACGCTTGCAGTCCGCACTGGGAGAAGCGTTACATCAATGACGAGACGGCGCGCATGAATCTGAAAAAGATCGTGAGCCTGGGATGCCGGGAAATCCACGTGGGAGGAGGGGAACCCCTGCTCGACCCGCGAGGCCTGGCCGCCGTGCTGCGCATAGCCGCCGAGGAAGGCGTCTATGTCGAATACGTGGAAACCAATTCGTCCTGGTACAGGGATCACGAATCCGCGGTCGAAATCCTCACCGAACTGAAAAAGAACGGCCTGTCGACCCTACTCGTTTCCATCAGTCCCTTCCACAACGAGCACATTCCTTTCGCCAGGGTGAAAGGGACTATCGAGGCGTGCAGGAGCGCGGGGGTATCGGCTTTCCCGTGGACCGCGGATTTCTATCGGGAGATCGACGCGCTGGACGACAGGATTCCGCATTCGATCGATGAGTACGCGCGCAGGTTCGGCGCCGACTACCTGAAGATGATTCCCTCGCGCTACTGGATACACATGGGGGGGCGCGCCCTGAAGACTTTCGAGGACATTCTCGGCAAGAGAGAAGTGGGCTACCTGCTTTCCAGGAACCCCCGGGGTTGCTCGGAGCTCCACGATACCAGCCATTTCCACCTTGACCTGTTCGGGAACTATATCCCCGGGCTTTGCTCGGGCCTTGCGATTCACAGGGATGATCTGGGAACCGAGCTTTCCCCGGAAGATTACCCGATCCTCACCACCCTCTATGCTTCGGGCATCAGGGGTCTGCTCGAGATTGCGGAGAAGCGTTACGGTTTCAGCCCCGGCCCGGGTTACCTGTCCAAGTGCCACCTGTGCCTCGAGATCAGGCGATGCCTGGTGACGGGGAAACACATCGAAAGCAGAGAGCTCCAGCCCGAGGGTTTCTATTTCAACCTGGATTGA
- a CDS encoding NRAMP family divalent metal transporter has product MVSLSKLYYEYRRIWKAVRLFLIISGPGIVVMVADNDAGGITTYAATGAKYGYGLIWFLLILVPIAYYVQEMTMRLGVVTKRGHAEAVFMGFGSFWGWFSLLDLILLNWLTLVTEFIGMTAALEIFGVPPYLTVLAVCSLMSIMVIHGRYWTWEKISLFFCAINLIYIPGAFIVKPSVSEIIHTGIIPNLPGGFGNELFFYLMANIGTTIAPWMIYFQQSAVVDKGMKEKDIPWGRTDTLFGAVLTVVVAVFIIIVTGTVLRGVEIESAAQASVMLMKTNEYVGAFMAIGLFDAGLLGAICISLASSWAFGEVFGWAHSLNYKIKEAPWFYGNYFITLFSAGLVVLIPKAPLVLITLFVQVVAVTLLPAALVFLILLLNDKKTMGEYTNTLWQNLICTTISVGIIILSTLYGVTILFPDAFN; this is encoded by the coding sequence ATGGTGAGTCTCTCGAAGCTGTATTACGAGTACCGCCGGATTTGGAAAGCGGTGCGCCTGTTTCTCATCATATCGGGCCCGGGGATCGTGGTCATGGTGGCCGATAACGATGCCGGAGGGATCACCACTTATGCGGCTACGGGAGCGAAATACGGCTATGGATTGATCTGGTTTCTCCTTATCCTGGTTCCGATCGCTTATTATGTCCAGGAGATGACCATGCGCCTCGGCGTGGTGACCAAGCGGGGGCATGCCGAAGCCGTATTCATGGGATTCGGGTCTTTCTGGGGATGGTTTTCGCTGCTCGACCTGATCCTGCTCAACTGGCTCACGCTCGTCACCGAGTTCATCGGGATGACCGCCGCACTCGAAATTTTCGGCGTTCCCCCCTACCTTACCGTGCTGGCCGTTTGCTCGCTCATGTCCATCATGGTCATTCATGGCCGCTACTGGACCTGGGAGAAGATCTCCCTGTTCTTCTGCGCCATCAATCTCATCTATATTCCCGGTGCTTTCATCGTGAAGCCGTCGGTGTCGGAGATCATTCACACGGGCATCATCCCGAACCTGCCCGGCGGCTTCGGCAACGAGCTGTTTTTCTACCTGATGGCCAACATCGGCACGACCATCGCGCCCTGGATGATCTACTTCCAGCAGAGCGCCGTGGTGGACAAGGGCATGAAAGAAAAGGACATCCCGTGGGGACGGACGGACACCCTGTTCGGCGCGGTGCTCACGGTGGTGGTGGCCGTTTTCATCATCATCGTCACCGGCACCGTGCTGCGGGGCGTCGAGATCGAGAGTGCCGCCCAGGCTTCGGTAATGCTCATGAAAACCAATGAGTACGTCGGGGCCTTCATGGCCATCGGCCTGTTCGACGCCGGCCTCCTCGGGGCTATTTGCATTTCACTGGCCAGTTCCTGGGCTTTCGGCGAAGTATTCGGCTGGGCCCATTCGCTCAACTACAAGATCAAGGAAGCGCCGTGGTTTTACGGGAACTACTTCATCACCCTGTTTTCCGCGGGACTGGTGGTCCTCATCCCCAAAGCGCCCCTGGTGCTCATCACGCTTTTCGTGCAGGTGGTCGCCGTCACGCTGCTGCCCGCGGCGCTCGTCTTTCTCATCCTGCTCCTCAACGACAAGAAAACCATGGGGGAATACACGAACACCCTCTGGCAGAACCTGATCTGCACGACCATCTCCGTGGGCATCATCATTTTGTCCACCCTTTACGGAGTGACCATTCTCTTCCCGGATGCGTTCAACTGA
- a CDS encoding magnesium transporter MgtE N-terminal domain-containing protein: MNTTNARNRDSTESVFFLSDLIKSKVVCHGHKIGKLEDIAIWEHEKLPEVTHFVVARPFGHKSLLIPWADVVQLAPREILVDLESIEHYEGEPHESQVLLRDHILDKKVIDMDDREIDVVYDVKLVLRNKKLYVTDVDFSKYGLLKRMHLRWLARLIYSLAEIFKKETLSWSYVQPLPENIGSFKGNVKLNILQEKLPEIHPVDLADILEELDESRRLAIFQELDTEQASDTLEEIEPRVQRTLISSLEKGRVAELIDEMTPAQGADVLAILPSADADEILKLMDTEKAAKIESLLSKHYETILNLATSRFLKFLPTTTVGQAIRQYRHSSMDKDVIMYLYIVNEQNTLLGVMDIQELLQASMDDKLEDIMTTEVITLSPGDTLHEAAELFSRYNFRALPVVDENERIQGVIPYRDIMNLEHRFV, translated from the coding sequence ATGAACACCACCAATGCCAGGAACCGGGATTCCACGGAATCGGTCTTCTTTCTGAGCGACCTCATCAAGTCGAAGGTTGTCTGCCACGGCCACAAGATCGGGAAGCTCGAGGACATTGCCATCTGGGAACATGAAAAGCTCCCCGAGGTCACCCACTTCGTCGTGGCCAGGCCGTTCGGCCACAAATCCCTGCTGATCCCCTGGGCGGACGTGGTACAGCTCGCCCCCAGGGAGATCCTGGTCGATCTTGAGAGCATCGAGCATTACGAAGGTGAACCCCATGAATCCCAGGTTCTCCTGAGAGACCACATCCTGGACAAGAAAGTCATCGACATGGACGACCGGGAGATCGACGTCGTTTACGATGTCAAGCTCGTCCTGCGGAACAAGAAACTCTACGTGACCGATGTGGACTTCAGCAAGTATGGGCTGCTCAAACGAATGCACCTCAGATGGCTGGCCAGGCTGATTTACAGCCTTGCCGAGATATTCAAGAAAGAAACGCTTTCCTGGTCCTACGTGCAGCCGCTGCCGGAAAACATCGGCAGTTTCAAAGGGAACGTCAAGCTCAACATTCTTCAGGAGAAGCTGCCCGAAATACACCCCGTCGACCTCGCCGACATCCTCGAGGAGCTCGATGAGAGCCGGCGCCTGGCCATTTTCCAGGAACTCGACACGGAACAGGCTTCGGACACCCTGGAGGAAATCGAGCCCCGTGTGCAGCGGACTCTGATTTCCTCCCTGGAAAAGGGGCGCGTGGCCGAACTGATCGATGAAATGACGCCGGCCCAGGGAGCCGACGTGCTGGCCATTCTGCCGTCGGCCGATGCGGACGAGATACTCAAGCTGATGGACACGGAAAAAGCCGCGAAGATCGAGTCGCTTTTGAGCAAGCACTATGAAACGATCCTGAATCTCGCCACTTCGCGTTTTCTGAAGTTTCTGCCCACCACTACCGTGGGGCAGGCCATCCGGCAGTATCGCCACAGCTCGATGGACAAGGACGTGATCATGTACCTCTACATCGTCAACGAGCAGAATACCCTGCTCGGAGTCATGGACATACAGGAACTGCTCCAGGCGAGCATGGACGACAAGCTGGAGGATATCATGACCACCGAGGTCATCACCCTCAGTCCGGGAGATACCCTGCACGAGGCGGCGGAGCTTTTCTCCAGGTACAACTTCCGGGCTCTCCCCGTCGTGGACGAAAACGAGAGAATCCAGGGAGTCATCCCTTACAGGGACATCATGAATCTGGAACACCGGTTCGTGTGA
- a CDS encoding TVP38/TMEM64 family protein — MLLLIVGGLSVLFCRTDLFKFFVSRQSMASFLDSLGSWGFLGFISLQALQVVVAPIPGEVTGLLGGYLYGPLVGIVLSTVGLTVGSFTAFALSRALGRPFAEKFVPRPAINRFDYLLKHRGLFLVFLLFLIPGIPKDYLCYILGLGQITTTEFLFVGTIGRFFGTILLSLGGNFLRLEQYSRFSILVAAALLAILAAMLCKDKLERLFALLHAKAMHAKAIQAKAMQAKAPQVHGANK, encoded by the coding sequence ATGCTGCTGCTGATCGTCGGCGGTCTTTCCGTTCTGTTTTGCAGAACCGACCTGTTCAAGTTTTTCGTCAGCAGGCAGAGCATGGCGAGCTTTTTGGATTCGCTGGGTTCCTGGGGCTTCCTCGGGTTCATCTCCCTGCAGGCCCTTCAGGTTGTCGTGGCTCCCATTCCCGGGGAAGTGACGGGACTGCTGGGAGGATATCTGTACGGTCCCCTGGTGGGAATAGTCCTTTCCACCGTGGGGTTGACCGTCGGCTCGTTCACCGCTTTCGCCCTGTCACGAGCCCTGGGCCGGCCCTTTGCGGAAAAGTTCGTGCCCAGGCCCGCAATCAATCGTTTCGATTACCTGCTCAAGCATCGAGGGCTTTTCCTGGTTTTTCTGCTCTTCCTCATCCCGGGAATTCCCAAGGACTACCTGTGCTACATCCTGGGGCTGGGGCAGATCACGACGACGGAGTTCCTCTTCGTGGGTACGATCGGCCGGTTTTTCGGGACGATCCTGCTGTCCCTTGGAGGCAACTTTCTGCGGCTCGAGCAGTATTCGCGTTTTTCAATCCTGGTGGCGGCGGCCCTTTTGGCGATACTTGCCGCGATGCTGTGCAAGGATAAGCTCGAACGCCTGTTTGCGCTTCTGCATGCCAAAGCCATGCACGCCAAAGCCATTCAGGCGAAAGCCATGCAAGCCAAGGCTCCGCAAGTCCACGGCGCCAACAAGTAA